One window from the genome of Epinephelus moara isolate mb chromosome 5, YSFRI_EMoa_1.0, whole genome shotgun sequence encodes:
- the LOC126390775 gene encoding perforin-1-like, whose translation MENRSRRNNLRLVGLKEGMEAGDIYGALDKILCYILDRPNDQLAPEIDRAHRTPRPMPNPDQPPRPIILRLLRWRDKQDIIRAATRKQLTWGRQRFSVHSCLSLGLSVGLGKLKLSNNPPSCNKVLQNQDVSTSYSPGLHQHYTEVTGGTGWFGEFSLTHNDSLGYGNWLSTLKDHPDIVSYSLRPMYELVPNETQKAGMKAAIEQYLADNARPMYELVPNETQKAGMKAAIEQYLADNAVTKSPKEPYCGWHTPNLASNCCPRETWRGTLVVTIVRGWDLSGDYTGNTESYAKMWYGSSYHRTDMICSNYPRWNARYYLGKVDTHLGLEVEVWDEDVWYDDLLGSCMKYLRQGTHRFTCWAENGGGIEVQYTLYCDSHLTGDRCDRYRPSPQ comes from the exons ATGGAGAACAGAAGCCGCCGCAACAACTTAAGGTTGGTGGGGCTCAAAGAAGGTATGGAGGCGGGCGATATCTACGGCGCACTGGACAAGATCCTGTGCTACATACTAGACCGACCAAATGACCAGCTGGCTCCAGAGATAGACCGTGCGCATCGCACACCAAGGCCGATGCCAAATCCGGACCAGCCACCTCGTCCCATCATCCTACGCTTGCTGCGCTGGAGAGACAAGCAAGACATCATTAGAGCTGCCACCAGAAAACAGCTCACCTGGGGACGCCAGCGCTTTTCA GTCCACTCCTGCTTATCACTGGGTCTCTCTGTAGGCCTCGGGAAGTTGAAATTATCTAATAACCCACCGTCTTGCAACAAGGTCCTACAGAACCAGGACGTCTCCACCTCGTACAGCCCTGGTCTCCACCAACACTACACAGAGGTGACAGGAGGCACTGGTTGGTTTGGGGAGTTTTCACTCACTCATAATGACTCCCTGGGCTACGGGAATTGGCTGAGCACCCTGAAGGACCACCCAGATATTGTTTCATACTCCCTCAGGCCAATGTATGAGCTGGTGCCAAATGAGACACAGAAGGCAGGGATGAAGGCAGCCATAGAGCAGTACTTAGCAGACAATGCNAGGCCAATGTATGAGCTGGTGCCAAATGAGACACAGAAGGCAGGGATGAAGGCAGCCATAGAGCAGTACTTAGCAGACAATGCTGTGACAAAGTCACCCAAAGAACCATATTGCGGGTGGCACACTCCTAACCTGGCTTCCAACTGCTGTCCTCGAGAGACCTGGAGAGGAACACTTGTGGTGACAATCGTCCGAGGCTGGGATCTGAGTGGAGATTACACTGGCAACACTGAGAG CTATGCTAAGATGTGGTACGGATCCtcctatcacaggactgacatgATCTGCTCAAACTACCCCAGGTGGAATGCTCGTTATTATCTGGGCAAG gTGGACACACACTTGGGTTTGGAGGTCGAGGTCTGGGATGAGGACGTGTGGTATGATGACCTTCTGGGATCATGTATGAAGTACCTGAGGCAGGGGACACACAGATTCACCTGCTGGGCAGAGAATGGCGGCGGAATTGAGGTCCAGTACACTCTGTACTGTGACAGTCACCTAACTGGAGACAGGTGTGACCGTTACAGACCCTCTCCACAGTGA